A window of the Thalassospira indica genome harbors these coding sequences:
- a CDS encoding LysR family transcriptional regulator, with translation MELRHIRYFLAVAREGNFTRAAARIGIGQPPLSQQIRDLENEIGTALFHRVPHGAELTEAGTAFLEVVAQFPDLAERAIRAAQRAGRGEVGSIRVGFTASAAFSPSVPRVFRDFRRSYPGVEMTLEEANSAQLVAGLRDERLDAVFLRQDTISGDGIRLHVISSEPMVLVLPSGHPAAQREKVALSELRDEALILTPRAVGPTHYDKVVTACRDAGFEPQMGQIAPQLGSVINFVAAELGFSLVPKPMTQLQAKGVAYREIEGEVPIAQLSLAYRSNDISIALRNFVSRTLAAHRQPSIDE, from the coding sequence ATGGAACTGCGCCATATCCGCTACTTCCTTGCCGTCGCCCGTGAGGGCAACTTTACCCGTGCTGCGGCCCGCATCGGCATCGGACAACCACCGCTTAGTCAGCAAATCCGCGATCTGGAAAATGAAATCGGCACCGCCCTGTTTCATCGCGTTCCCCACGGGGCTGAGCTGACAGAGGCCGGAACGGCGTTTCTTGAGGTGGTTGCGCAGTTCCCCGATCTGGCAGAGCGCGCCATTCGTGCGGCCCAGCGCGCCGGGCGCGGCGAAGTAGGATCGATCCGGGTGGGATTCACGGCGTCCGCCGCCTTCAGTCCGTCTGTTCCGCGCGTGTTCCGTGATTTTCGGCGCAGTTATCCCGGCGTTGAAATGACGCTCGAAGAAGCCAACTCCGCACAGCTTGTCGCTGGCCTGCGCGATGAACGCCTTGATGCGGTATTCCTGCGCCAGGATACGATTTCAGGCGATGGCATTCGCCTGCATGTGATTTCAAGCGAACCGATGGTGCTTGTCCTTCCATCCGGTCACCCGGCTGCCCAACGTGAAAAGGTCGCCTTGTCTGAACTCCGTGACGAGGCCCTAATCCTGACCCCCCGTGCGGTCGGCCCCACCCATTATGACAAGGTCGTCACTGCCTGTCGAGACGCCGGGTTTGAACCGCAAATGGGTCAGATCGCGCCGCAGCTTGGGTCCGTGATCAATTTCGTTGCGGCCGAGCTTGGCTTTTCACTGGTCCCCAAACCAATGACGCAGCTTCAGGCAAAGGGTGTCGCCTATCGCGAGATCGAGGGCGAAGTGCCGATTGCACAACTTTCACTGGCTTATCGCAGCAACGATATCTCGATTGCTCTTCGCAATTTCGTCAGCCGTACGCTCGCCGCCCATCGGCAGCCAAGCATTGATGAATAG
- a CDS encoding MFS transporter, with product MSVSRDTDPEQHSDSAADTASSDATPPIRSQSPLASTNANASADPVWIKPGSAAFRRISIALFLAGYTTFSLIYCVQPLLPELANHFVVGPAESSLALSLTTGFLAFAILLAGAVSEAVGRKQLMLISICVASVLNLIAPSLSDWHAFLVVRALEGLMLGGVPAVAMAYLAEEIDPKGLGTAMGIYISGTAVGGLSGRVVIGILTDLFGWHVALGAMGALGLVAALGFVILLPASRNFVRRPGFQVGYHLRAWGGHLKHAGLPFVFLIGAFAMGCFVTVFNYVGFRLSGAPYGLSQSQIGVIFVVYLCGSVTSSIAGALSDKIGRGPVLVVGLLLVALGVGLTVSDSLSVIIGGIVVLTSGFFVAHSIASGWVGRLAETAKGHAASLYLLAYYLGSSIMGSVGGWFWDQGGWNAVAGFAGSLLLCALFCGLYLWARAAQDTRQSRNEVARAT from the coding sequence ATGTCTGTTTCCCGGGACACTGACCCAGAACAACATTCTGATAGTGCTGCTGATACGGCGTCATCTGATGCAACGCCCCCCATACGTTCGCAAAGCCCGCTCGCGTCCACCAACGCAAATGCGTCTGCTGATCCGGTGTGGATTAAACCGGGATCGGCCGCATTTCGCCGTATCAGCATTGCACTGTTTTTGGCCGGATATACGACCTTTTCGCTGATTTACTGTGTTCAGCCACTGTTGCCGGAACTTGCAAACCACTTTGTGGTTGGACCGGCTGAAAGCTCGCTTGCACTTTCACTGACCACCGGGTTTCTGGCCTTTGCCATTTTGCTGGCCGGTGCTGTGTCCGAGGCCGTCGGGCGCAAGCAATTGATGCTGATCTCTATCTGTGTGGCTTCGGTTTTGAACCTGATCGCGCCGTCTCTTTCCGATTGGCATGCCTTTCTTGTGGTGCGCGCGTTGGAAGGTCTGATGCTGGGCGGGGTTCCGGCCGTTGCCATGGCTTATTTGGCCGAGGAAATAGATCCCAAGGGCCTTGGCACGGCGATGGGCATCTATATCAGTGGGACGGCGGTCGGCGGCCTGAGCGGCCGTGTCGTGATCGGTATTCTGACCGATCTGTTTGGCTGGCATGTTGCCCTTGGTGCGATGGGGGCATTGGGCCTTGTCGCAGCACTTGGATTTGTGATCCTGTTGCCGGCATCGCGGAACTTTGTCCGGCGTCCCGGCTTTCAGGTGGGCTATCACCTGCGGGCCTGGGGCGGGCATCTGAAACATGCGGGCTTGCCGTTTGTGTTCCTGATCGGGGCCTTTGCCATGGGCTGTTTCGTGACAGTGTTTAACTATGTCGGTTTCAGGCTTTCGGGTGCGCCCTATGGCCTTTCGCAAAGCCAGATTGGGGTGATCTTTGTGGTCTATCTGTGCGGGTCGGTGACCTCATCGATTGCCGGTGCGTTGTCTGACAAAATCGGACGTGGCCCGGTGCTGGTGGTAGGGCTATTGTTGGTCGCCCTTGGTGTCGGACTGACCGTATCTGACAGCCTGTCGGTGATCATTGGGGGAATCGTCGTCCTGACCAGTGGCTTTTTCGTTGCCCATTCGATTGCCAGTGGCTGGGTCGGGCGGCTTGCCGAAACGGCCAAGGGGCACGCAGCATCGTTGTATCTTCTGGCCTATTATCTGGGATCCAGCATCATGGGGTCGGTTGGCGGCTGGTTCTGGGATCAGGGCGGATGGAACGCGGTGGCGGGCTTTGCCGGATCGTTGTTGCTGTGCGCGTTGTTCTGCGGGCTTTACCTTTGGGCGCGTGCAGCGCAGGACACCCGCCAATCCCGAAACGAGGTTGCCCGCGCGACCTGA
- a CDS encoding cysteine synthase A, with the protein MDIRNGTIEAIGRTPLVKLKKVSELTGCTILGKAEYANPGGSVKDRAALAIIRDAEARGLLKPGGVIVEGTAGNTGIGLAVVGNALGYRTVIVIPETQSQEKKDLLRLLGADLREVPAVPYRDQNNYVHVSRRLAEELAQSEPNGAIWANQFDNVANRQGHIDTTAPEIWEQTDGKVDGFICAVGTGGTLAGVSMALKDRNKNIQIGLADPMGAALYSHYKFGELKSEGSSISEGIGQGRITANLEGVEIDHPFQISDEEMLPIVFDLLKEEGLCMGGSTGINIAGAVRLARELGPGKTIVTILCDLGTRYQSKLWNPAFLKEKGLPSPDWL; encoded by the coding sequence ATGGACATTCGCAATGGCACCATTGAAGCCATTGGCCGCACCCCGCTTGTGAAGCTTAAAAAGGTTTCCGAGCTGACGGGCTGCACCATTCTTGGCAAGGCGGAATACGCAAACCCGGGCGGATCGGTCAAAGACCGCGCAGCCCTTGCCATCATTCGCGACGCAGAGGCGCGCGGTCTTTTGAAGCCGGGCGGCGTCATCGTCGAAGGTACGGCTGGCAACACCGGCATCGGTCTTGCAGTTGTCGGCAATGCGCTGGGCTACCGCACCGTGATCGTCATCCCGGAAACCCAAAGCCAGGAAAAGAAAGACCTGCTGCGGCTTCTCGGTGCTGATCTGCGCGAAGTTCCGGCTGTCCCCTATCGCGATCAGAACAACTATGTGCATGTTTCGCGCCGTTTGGCCGAAGAACTCGCACAGTCCGAACCCAATGGCGCGATCTGGGCCAATCAGTTTGACAACGTCGCCAACCGTCAGGGCCACATCGACACCACCGCCCCCGAAATCTGGGAACAGACCGATGGCAAGGTGGATGGCTTTATCTGTGCGGTTGGTACCGGTGGCACGCTGGCCGGTGTTTCGATGGCGCTTAAGGATCGTAACAAAAACATCCAGATTGGCCTTGCCGATCCGATGGGTGCCGCCCTTTACAGCCACTACAAGTTCGGTGAACTGAAATCCGAAGGCAGCTCGATCTCTGAGGGTATCGGTCAGGGTCGTATCACCGCCAACCTTGAAGGTGTTGAGATTGACCACCCGTTCCAGATCTCGGACGAGGAAATGTTGCCGATCGTGTTTGACCTGCTCAAGGAAGAAGGTCTGTGCATGGGGGGCTCCACCGGGATCAACATTGCCGGTGCCGTGCGCCTTGCACGTGAACTCGGCCCGGGCAAAACCATCGTCACCATTCTGTGTGACCTTGGAACCCGCTATCAGAGCAAGCTCTGGAACCCTGCGTTCCTCAAGGAAAAAGGCCTGCCGAGCCCGGATTGGCTCTAA
- a CDS encoding NUDIX domain-containing protein, producing the protein MKFKIIAKNRSWDGYCKIDVYQLQHDRFDGCQSPVLQREVLERGHAVAVLPYDPVRDEVVMIEQFRPGAIPVNDNDPKMPVWLTEIVAGIIEDGETAEAVARRETFEEAGCELIGSPELISHYYVTPGCSTETVHLFYGQVDTTNVGGLHGVAEEGEDIRVFTVSAEECFAMLQNGQLCNAMTTIAVQWLMLNRDRLRQNSEA; encoded by the coding sequence ATGAAATTTAAAATAATTGCCAAAAATCGAAGCTGGGACGGTTACTGCAAGATTGATGTCTATCAGTTGCAACATGACCGATTTGATGGTTGTCAAAGCCCTGTCTTGCAACGCGAAGTCCTGGAACGCGGCCACGCTGTTGCCGTCCTGCCCTATGACCCGGTCCGCGATGAAGTTGTAATGATTGAACAATTCCGCCCCGGTGCCATTCCTGTCAACGACAACGACCCAAAAATGCCGGTTTGGCTGACCGAAATCGTTGCAGGCATCATAGAAGACGGCGAGACGGCAGAAGCTGTTGCACGCCGTGAAACGTTTGAAGAAGCTGGATGCGAACTTATCGGATCGCCAGAACTGATTTCGCATTATTACGTCACACCGGGATGCTCGACTGAAACGGTCCATCTCTTTTATGGTCAGGTCGATACCACCAATGTTGGTGGGCTGCATGGCGTCGCCGAGGAAGGTGAAGATATCCGGGTCTTCACAGTATCGGCCGAAGAATGCTTTGCCATGTTGCAGAATGGACAACTCTGCAATGCAATGACGACCATCGCCGTTCAGTGGCTGATGCTAAACCGCGACCGACTTCGGCAGAATTCAGAGGCTTGA
- a CDS encoding sensor domain-containing diguanylate cyclase: MRFEPTEIARLYGRSRVGVVVHKDLEAVYVNDAYAKMLGRRDVSDFMSDPDMRQYIPPSFHHEADKLSNSFQKSSGFHGWKKVYNIRTDGTPVWMEISDETVEWEGGNAVLTTAQMIDNGTTAMQVDHMLGRSFIGVMVHRNMTALYVNESFARLMGAKDVSAFMENPNILRFIPDENRPRAIRHVAAILSGERRGDRHRVRDILDDGSSVWRDLTDERILWYDGKPAILTTAHDVRDEVEMHQQLVRAKASLEQAVTEVIRMVPSAVAMLDAKLEVIHFNHEFSRLFGGETTDGSEPVFDISALHECCAEMMRNGHGHANIDEMQTPSGRLADIRMNMMDDGGVMVSATDITDHKHKEQMLDTLASTDALTRALNRRGFESAVSRLREIRHLKDKSWLFGLIVLDLDYFKDVNDTHGHAVGDRVLERVADTLRQALRDDDLVVRLGGEEFAVLLPSATAAVTKRIGERLSNMIREIRVPIDKSGTEYVNVTASFGATVGGEGRQKFIELSEAMKVADEAMYAAKDAGRDQLVFRFAGQEQDS, encoded by the coding sequence ATGCGGTTCGAACCAACAGAAATCGCACGTCTGTATGGGCGGTCACGCGTAGGCGTTGTTGTACACAAGGATCTCGAAGCTGTGTATGTCAACGATGCCTATGCGAAAATGCTGGGCCGTCGCGATGTCTCGGACTTTATGAGCGACCCGGACATGCGCCAGTATATTCCGCCAAGTTTCCATCACGAGGCGGACAAGCTTTCCAACAGTTTCCAGAAAAGCAGCGGTTTCCACGGCTGGAAGAAAGTCTACAACATCCGGACGGATGGAACGCCGGTCTGGATGGAAATCAGTGACGAGACCGTCGAATGGGAAGGCGGTAATGCGGTCCTGACCACGGCACAGATGATTGATAATGGTACGACTGCGATGCAGGTCGACCATATGCTGGGGCGATCCTTTATTGGTGTGATGGTCCATCGCAACATGACTGCATTGTACGTTAATGAAAGCTTTGCCCGCCTGATGGGGGCAAAGGACGTCAGCGCCTTTATGGAAAATCCAAATATCCTTCGCTTTATCCCCGACGAAAATCGTCCGCGCGCAATTCGCCATGTCGCGGCAATTCTCAGCGGCGAACGACGCGGCGACCGTCACCGTGTGCGCGATATTCTCGATGATGGCAGTTCGGTCTGGCGTGACCTGACCGATGAACGCATTCTTTGGTATGACGGTAAACCGGCGATCCTGACGACTGCCCATGATGTTCGCGACGAAGTCGAAATGCATCAGCAACTTGTCCGGGCCAAAGCAAGCCTGGAACAGGCGGTTACCGAAGTCATCCGGATGGTGCCGTCGGCTGTCGCGATGCTTGATGCCAAGCTTGAGGTTATTCATTTCAATCACGAGTTTTCCCGTCTTTTCGGCGGAGAAACAACGGATGGATCCGAACCGGTATTTGATATTTCAGCACTGCATGAATGTTGTGCCGAGATGATGCGAAACGGGCATGGTCATGCCAATATCGACGAAATGCAAACGCCATCCGGCCGTCTGGCCGACATCCGCATGAACATGATGGATGATGGCGGCGTCATGGTGTCGGCGACTGATATTACCGATCACAAGCACAAGGAGCAGATGCTAGACACCTTGGCATCAACCGATGCGTTGACCCGTGCGCTTAACCGTCGCGGTTTTGAAAGCGCGGTTAGCAGATTGCGCGAAATTCGCCATCTCAAGGATAAAAGCTGGCTGTTCGGGTTGATCGTTCTTGATCTTGATTACTTCAAGGATGTGAATGATACCCATGGGCATGCGGTGGGCGACCGGGTTCTTGAAAGGGTTGCCGATACCCTGCGTCAGGCGTTGCGCGATGACGATCTTGTCGTTCGTCTGGGTGGTGAGGAATTTGCAGTATTGTTGCCATCTGCGACGGCTGCAGTCACCAAACGCATTGGCGAGCGTTTGTCGAACATGATCCGCGAAATCAGGGTGCCAATTGACAAGTCTGGCACGGAATATGTCAATGTCACGGCCAGCTTTGGCGCAACCGTCGGCGGCGAGGGCCGGCAAAAATTCATCGAACTATCAGAAGCGATGAAGGTCGCAGACGAAGCAATGTACGCCGCCAAGGATGCCGGACGTGATCAACTTGTCTTTCGCTTCGCCGGGCAAGAACAAGATAGCTGA
- a CDS encoding GNAT family N-acetyltransferase translates to MRVRSMTVSDADRVVEIYGQAIKSGHATFQENPGTWEDWDQGHLPECRLVACDDNDIVIGWAGLSGVSNRCVYRGIAEISVYVDPRHHGKGIGKALLSALIAASEENGIWSLEAGIFPENEASLVLHKALGFEIVGRKRGLGRMGYGPLAGQWRDVMLLQRRSQVVGVD, encoded by the coding sequence ATGCGTGTTCGTTCCATGACCGTTTCTGATGCTGATCGTGTTGTTGAAATTTATGGGCAGGCCATCAAATCGGGCCATGCCACGTTTCAGGAAAATCCGGGAACCTGGGAAGACTGGGATCAGGGGCATTTGCCGGAATGCCGGCTGGTTGCCTGCGATGACAATGACATCGTCATTGGCTGGGCCGGGTTATCTGGCGTTTCAAATCGCTGTGTCTATCGCGGGATTGCCGAGATATCCGTCTATGTTGACCCCCGTCACCACGGGAAGGGTATTGGCAAAGCGCTGCTTTCAGCCTTGATTGCTGCCAGCGAGGAAAATGGTATCTGGTCGCTTGAAGCCGGTATTTTTCCGGAAAATGAAGCAAGCCTCGTCCTGCATAAGGCATTGGGCTTCGAGATCGTCGGACGTAAGCGCGGGCTTGGACGCATGGGCTATGGGCCGTTGGCCGGACAATGGCGTGATGTCATGCTGTTGCAGCGCCGCAGTCAGGTCGTTGGTGTCGACTAA
- a CDS encoding aminoacyl-histidine dipeptidase has product MNEIRKIAPVAIWDNFQKLCDTPRPSNKEEAVLKILEKMADDKGLAHFRDSGGNLVVSVPATAGFEDRKMVILQSHVDMVTQANSGSTHNFDTDPIRMVMDGEWITADNTTLGADNGIGAAAMMGFMTEDGLEHGPLELLFTVDEERGLTGAMNLEPGRLKGEILLNLDTEDEYELCVGCAGGGDLVASYDYSEEAVGAGQVARDIALTGLKGGHSGIDIILGLGNANKLMARFLRTAIRDFDARIVKINAGTARNAIPRESFATIVLPEGKVSDFDAALNAFASDIKDEIGAIEPKFAIAATNADVPAKAMSAKDSTAFNNACVGAPNGVQAMSTSVEGVVETSINLAIVKLGEGKAKVTLSARSSINSARDSLREVATAVFENIGASVAWGDAYPGWKPDANSEVVSLMKAVHKDMFGKEPEIRVIHAGLECGVLGSKYPHWDMVSFGPTIKRAHSPDECVHVPSVARFWDYLLAALKAIPAKG; this is encoded by the coding sequence GTGAACGAGATCCGTAAAATTGCGCCTGTCGCAATCTGGGACAATTTCCAGAAGCTTTGCGATACACCGCGTCCGTCCAATAAAGAAGAAGCTGTTTTAAAGATTCTGGAAAAGATGGCCGATGACAAGGGGCTTGCGCATTTCCGCGACAGCGGTGGCAACCTTGTCGTGTCCGTTCCGGCGACTGCCGGCTTTGAAGATCGCAAAATGGTGATCTTGCAGTCCCATGTAGACATGGTGACCCAGGCCAATTCCGGATCGACCCACAATTTTGACACCGACCCGATCCGCATGGTCATGGATGGGGAATGGATTACTGCCGATAACACCACACTTGGTGCCGATAACGGCATCGGTGCGGCGGCAATGATGGGCTTCATGACCGAAGACGGTCTTGAACATGGCCCGCTTGAACTTCTTTTCACGGTTGACGAAGAACGCGGCCTGACCGGTGCGATGAACCTGGAACCGGGCCGCCTTAAGGGTGAGATCCTTCTCAACCTTGATACCGAAGACGAGTATGAGCTTTGCGTTGGTTGTGCTGGCGGCGGTGATCTGGTCGCAAGCTATGACTACAGCGAAGAAGCCGTTGGCGCAGGGCAGGTGGCCCGTGATATCGCGCTGACTGGTTTGAAAGGCGGCCATTCTGGCATCGACATCATCCTTGGTCTTGGCAATGCCAACAAACTGATGGCGCGTTTCCTGCGCACCGCGATCCGTGATTTTGATGCGCGTATTGTAAAAATCAATGCCGGGACCGCCCGCAACGCCATCCCGCGGGAGTCGTTTGCGACCATCGTTTTGCCGGAAGGTAAGGTTTCTGATTTCGATGCGGCATTGAATGCTTTTGCCAGCGACATCAAAGATGAAATCGGCGCGATTGAACCGAAATTTGCCATTGCCGCAACCAATGCAGATGTCCCTGCAAAGGCAATGAGCGCAAAAGACTCCACGGCGTTCAACAATGCCTGTGTTGGTGCGCCGAACGGTGTTCAGGCCATGAGCACCTCAGTCGAAGGTGTTGTCGAAACCTCGATCAACCTTGCCATCGTCAAGCTTGGCGAAGGTAAGGCCAAGGTGACGTTGTCAGCACGTAGTTCTATCAATTCTGCGCGCGATTCCCTGCGTGAGGTCGCAACAGCGGTATTTGAGAATATCGGCGCATCTGTTGCCTGGGGCGATGCCTATCCGGGCTGGAAGCCCGATGCTAACAGCGAAGTGGTCAGCCTGATGAAGGCGGTTCACAAGGACATGTTTGGCAAGGAGCCGGAAATTCGCGTCATTCACGCCGGTCTTGAATGCGGTGTGTTGGGATCGAAATACCCGCACTGGGACATGGTATCTTTCGGTCCGACCATCAAACGTGCGCACAGCCCGGATGAATGCGTCCATGTGCCAAGCGTTGCGCGTTTCTGGGATTATCTTCTGGCCGCGCTAAAGGCGATCCCTGCCAAGGGATAA
- a CDS encoding DnaJ domain-containing protein, giving the protein MNTDNLGIYYRMLNIAPGASAKEIKLAYRKLAFEFHPDRNTDPDSEDRFKDITEAYEILIGERKPPKQSGNAPSGAQRSGTASNGTSTAYGPNAAGAQNANRQKQGFAGTGRKQEKAKETAEEKFARANQAYREQQAKANARKSNIHPGARRHKGKKTEANAQGFIQCAVTGVVSAQPRQVEFKVVRGFLNSCNIETITANLAPKGAKRMALKASFKTWLRGFWGWKSFLPAWKAIVGNMRGGTFPPEGNAKMLFTQANAFERSGNKPLARAVLMQALDFIGSNRSALAEQVRATQRRLDDGQPARRVRDEWKRAGMFDALLHLSPLFLLIFAALIAFGPGQGFVTRDIPELVARQGTEITRQIKDLIGEEREPYYVDRELLNLRDGPSVNDTIIRRLTRFETVYVAGDSQGFWIEIETSIGENGFVNLDALVPGNGSDARDAWCAENKCD; this is encoded by the coding sequence ATGAACACCGATAACCTCGGCATTTATTATCGCATGCTGAACATTGCGCCGGGGGCGAGCGCAAAGGAAATCAAACTGGCCTATCGTAAGCTGGCCTTTGAATTTCATCCGGACCGCAACACAGACCCGGACTCCGAGGACAGATTCAAGGACATTACCGAAGCCTATGAAATCCTGATTGGCGAACGCAAACCGCCCAAACAATCAGGCAATGCGCCCTCGGGAGCCCAAAGGTCCGGCACTGCCAGCAACGGGACATCGACCGCTTATGGCCCGAACGCAGCCGGTGCGCAAAACGCGAACCGCCAGAAACAGGGCTTTGCCGGCACCGGGCGCAAACAGGAAAAAGCCAAGGAAACTGCCGAGGAAAAGTTTGCCCGCGCCAATCAGGCCTATCGCGAACAGCAGGCCAAAGCCAATGCGCGCAAAAGCAACATTCATCCCGGTGCGCGTCGCCACAAAGGCAAAAAGACCGAAGCCAACGCACAAGGCTTCATTCAGTGCGCGGTCACTGGCGTTGTATCGGCACAACCGCGTCAGGTGGAATTCAAGGTCGTGCGTGGTTTTCTGAATTCCTGCAATATTGAAACCATCACCGCCAACCTCGCCCCCAAGGGCGCAAAGCGCATGGCGCTTAAGGCCAGTTTCAAGACCTGGCTTCGGGGCTTCTGGGGCTGGAAGAGCTTTTTACCCGCCTGGAAGGCAATTGTTGGCAACATGCGCGGCGGCACTTTCCCGCCGGAAGGCAACGCCAAAATGCTGTTTACCCAGGCCAATGCCTTTGAACGGTCTGGTAACAAGCCGCTTGCGCGCGCAGTTCTGATGCAGGCGCTTGATTTTATCGGGTCGAACCGCTCTGCCCTTGCTGAACAGGTGCGCGCAACCCAGCGCCGTCTGGATGACGGACAACCGGCACGACGCGTTCGTGACGAGTGGAAGCGTGCGGGCATGTTCGATGCCCTGCTCCATCTTAGTCCGCTGTTTCTGCTAATCTTTGCCGCCCTGATTGCCTTTGGCCCCGGCCAGGGATTTGTCACCCGTGACATCCCAGAACTGGTTGCCCGCCAAGGCACAGAAATCACCCGTCAGATCAAGGACCTGATTGGCGAAGAACGCGAACCCTATTATGTCGATCGCGAACTTCTGAACCTCCGCGATGGTCCAAGTGTCAATGACACCATCATTCGCCGCCTGACCCGCTTTGAAACTGTCTATGTCGCAGGCGACAGTCAGGGCTTCTGGATCGAAATCGAAACCAGCATCGGTGAAAATGGCTTTGTGAACCTTGACGCACTGGTCCCGGGAAATGGTTCTGATGCCCGCGATGCCTGGTGTGCTGAAAACAAATGCGACTGA
- a CDS encoding SAM-dependent methyltransferase, with protein MKLKFWQRKSDADGDALEKGGGSVGVAQGEAPEFEMPPGHHLDFGTRMRAKWEGYDDPVEYYLLQLEIDAYTDWLRKMRVWLARPVEPELSELALDDEIGRWPPDRIRLYDKLFDHGIMMPGGHEYALELAKPLALDETLSCLEIGAKLGGVARLLADRLGVWVTALEPDGELALLGMERSVQAGVQKRVPVQTLDPRQPELRKGYFNVVYSYGELYKIPEKETFLKALAETLRDHGQLLVTDYVLTRDLDEDELANWARLEGEELFPWTAQEYKSRLGQLKFDIRIAKDESETHLKHIKLAWMTMLSDIQKAGLDPDIMDYLEPEMEMWMNRVKMLENGSLAFYRFYATIN; from the coding sequence TTGAAACTGAAATTTTGGCAACGCAAGTCTGATGCGGATGGTGATGCGCTCGAAAAGGGCGGAGGTTCCGTTGGCGTCGCCCAAGGCGAGGCGCCCGAATTCGAAATGCCGCCGGGACATCACCTTGATTTCGGGACGCGAATGCGCGCGAAGTGGGAAGGGTACGACGATCCTGTTGAATACTACCTTCTGCAGCTTGAAATCGATGCCTATACCGACTGGTTGCGCAAGATGCGTGTCTGGCTTGCCCGTCCGGTCGAGCCGGAGCTGAGTGAACTTGCGCTTGATGACGAAATCGGTCGCTGGCCGCCGGATCGTATCCGGCTTTATGACAAACTGTTTGATCACGGGATCATGATGCCGGGCGGTCATGAATACGCGCTTGAGCTTGCCAAGCCGCTGGCACTTGATGAAACACTCAGTTGTCTTGAAATTGGTGCAAAGCTTGGTGGTGTGGCCCGCTTGCTGGCAGATCGTCTTGGCGTTTGGGTGACGGCGCTGGAGCCGGACGGCGAGCTTGCACTTTTGGGCATGGAGCGATCTGTTCAGGCCGGTGTTCAAAAGAGAGTCCCGGTTCAAACGCTTGACCCGCGTCAGCCAGAGCTTCGCAAGGGCTATTTCAACGTCGTTTATTCCTATGGCGAGCTTTATAAGATCCCGGAAAAGGAAACCTTTCTCAAAGCTTTGGCCGAAACGCTGCGCGATCACGGGCAGCTTTTGGTTACGGATTATGTTCTGACGCGTGATCTTGATGAGGATGAGTTGGCAAATTGGGCCAGGCTTGAAGGTGAAGAGCTGTTTCCGTGGACAGCACAGGAGTACAAATCCCGTCTTGGTCAGCTGAAATTCGATATCCGTATTGCCAAGGATGAGTCGGAAACGCACCTGAAGCATATCAAACTGGCGTGGATGACGATGCTTTCAGACATCCAGAAAGCCGGTCTGGACCCCGATATTATGGATTATCTCGAGCCAGAGATGGAAATGTGGATGAATCGCGTAAAAATGCTTGAAAATGGCAGCCTGGCCTTTTATCGGTTCTACGCAACGATCAACTGA
- the ykgO gene encoding type B 50S ribosomal protein L36, giving the protein MKIRNSLKSAKLREKGCRIVRRRGRVYVINKKNPRFKARQG; this is encoded by the coding sequence ATGAAGATCCGGAACTCATTGAAATCCGCGAAGCTGCGGGAAAAAGGCTGCCGTATCGTGCGCCGCCGTGGCCGCGTATACGTGATCAATAAAAAGAACCCGCGTTTCAAGGCGCGCCAGGGTTAA